TCATTACTTTAAAGTTTTAATATAGATAACAATCATGTCTGATATTGGGTCCCAAAAGTTTGAAAACCTTACAGCTGACGGAACATAGAAAGCTCCACTTTTGGCTTCAGTTTCATGATCTCTGGGTCATAAACTGCATTATACATAATGGTCTCACTTTAATGCAGGTGCCTTCAATGTTAGCAGAGGTCCAGCAATGTTGTATCATGTaatatacttcagagctgcattcataactACCGTATTAACAGCCATGGCAACTTTTTATGGGGCCTGAGGTCTCATGGTGGCTCAGCCATGCATATAACATTCTGACATGGGCCAGGGTCACTAGCTTGAGTTGAGCTTGTTAGCAACAGTCCACAAGCTTGTAGACAGACACTCCTGTGCTGGATAAAGAATACACTGCCTGGTATAAAGACTTCTAAGAATGTGAGTGGAATGCTGAACCGGTTGGTAATGCCATAAGATCTTAGCTCTGAAGACAGTGTGGTAGCTTCAGCATATAATACACTTCACCGGACCCATTAAAGATATTCATGTAATTTATAACTTTTAACTGAACATTAGAAAAACTCTGTTGTCTAGTTCCTCTGCAGGGGATCTCAGTTGATGTCCATGTGAATGGCTTTGTGGCTGATGTGTCTGCAACGCTCAAGTACAAAAACGAGGAGGAGAAGGCTGTGGAGGCTATATTTGTGTTCCCTATGGATGAAGACTCTGCTGTCTACAGCTTTGAGGCCACAGTGGAGGGGAAGACCATAGTAGCTGATCTCCAGGAGAAGGAACAGGTAAATGGTATTATGGCTTATCTTCCAAGACTGACATCTGAGACGGGCTGGAATTTTACTTTTTCTATCCTTTGCCCAAACGCACTTAGGCCttgaataatttcctctggtgggcctcaAGACCCCCAGTCTGACGCTGTCTAGTACGGTATTAAAAAATTCTGTACAATACAACCTACCAAAGCTCTATAATCTACGGATTGAAGAACATTGCGCTGATTCTGTGGTTTGTCTAACTCTTAGGCACATAAAACCTACGATGAGGCCATCAGCCAAGGCCAGCAAGCTTTTCTTCTGGAAGAAGACGAAAGTTCTGGTGACATCTTCAGCTGCAGTGTTGGGAATCTACTACCTGGTCAGAAAGCTGAAGTGACCCTGAGCTTTGTTCAAGAGCTGCAGGTTGAAGCCGATGGTGCTGTGCGTTTTGTTTTACCTGCAGTCCTCAATCCCCGATACACCCCAAAAGGTACGGTCAGCAGAAAAGTGGGTTTCACAAAAAAATAGCTGGAGGATGTGTAGCACTTCACACAAATAGACGACCCAGGGTGGGGGGAAAAGCTTAGTGGGGTTTTTCTATTCATTTGCAATAGAAATTCTAGAtatactttaaagaggacctttcatcggtccaaacattgtgaaccaagtgtaatgatctgtacagcggcacccagggatatcACTGCACtttctattatccctgggcgccgctctgttcgcctgctatgccctccggtatgttcgatcactgggttatagtaggcagagacttgggacttggttatagtaggaggagactgcccttgttctcctgggcgtcttctcccaggctgtagcgctggccaatcgcagcgcagagctcacagcctgggaggtctTTTTTCATGCTGCAAAAAAACGACCGTAGTCTAAGATTGTGTCACCTATAAGTTGGCATAGCTTTACTTAAAAAATGTGACTTGTGTCTAAATCTGgcctgatattttatttttatttttatttgtttcctTTCTTCCTCTAGGACAAAAGCACAGTGTGACTATGACTCTACCAGAGCTGCCAATAAGTGAGATCCCATACACTCTGAGCCTGACTGCTAGATTTCAGTCTGCATACGGTATAATGAAGATTGAGTCTAACTGTGACCTCACACCTCTGAGGTACACCAATGATGACAAAACTCGGGCCGAGGTGAGTTTAGAATACAGAACACTATCAATGGAAATGACTAAAATAATGATCATGCCTGTGGGCACATATGTGGCAGCTGGCTGGTAACAGAGTTGCAGATGTCAGCTTATCCTGGGTATGTGTGTCATCAATTTTGAGGATTTaaagtttgtataaaaaaaaaaaaaatcggataacccctttaaagtgcaccTATACCTACATGATGGAGTTTGAGTAAAGCTAAGAAATgaattatatcacacccctcaaagtCGTATGGGAAACTAGTGGATCTACATGCGCTAGTCAGGTAGACTCATCAGGGAAGAATGTTCCTGCAAAAGCTTGTACCTGACAATCTGTCTAAAAGTGCAGCCAATCAACCGATAAATGAGCGAAACACTTGTTTATTGGTTGACACTAGttcgtgcaggcacctaaattagtttctgggcagcagatcttactgtctaaagcaggcatctcaaactgcggccctccagctgttgcaaaactacaactcccacaatgccctgctgtaggctgtccgggcatgctgggagttgtttagttttttgcctcccagaaacaatgcagatgcATAAGAGCGAGCAATTGCTCGGTCTCAAATTGTGGAggcgattgctgcatgtaaatttaGCTGccccttcactgaacgagcatccagttgtcgggaaggaatgtttACTTCCTGATAAGCAGCTGCTTCTCCACTGTCTAAACCCAGTATTGAGCTAAGTAAACTATGTACGGTATTTAAGACAAATAATAAATGTTGCCACGAGCAGAACGCCCACTTCTCCTTGCCCTGCAGGTGACGCTGGCAGAGGGACATAAGTTTGACAGAGACGTCCAACTTCTTGCCTACTTCTCGGAGGTGAACAAGCCAAGCGTTACATTGGAGGAGGGACATTCTGAAACTGAAACaggtagttaaaaaaaataaaaaaaaatgaaggtgcTCCATTCACAGGAGCCCAGGAAGCTGAGATGGAGTTCTGTTTGCAGGATCCTTAAgctttaccctgctttcacacctgagcgtttcccaaacgtttttgacgcgcgtttctgacgcgcgttttttgtaatagtaaacgcgcgtttgtcattgactgcagtgtcctatggccacaaacgcgcgtcaaaacgccccaaagaagctcatataCTTTTgagtgtcgggcgttttacagcgcgatcgtacgcgctgtaaaatgcccaggtgagaaccattcccatagggaagcattgcttttcatgtgttgagcgttttacagcgcgtttgaacgcgctgtaaaacgctcaggtgtgaacttgggGTAAGAGCTGCTATCCCTGTGCTGCATGTAATCTAGAGGAATACAGCGGACAACAAGGATTTTGTTTCTCTTGCCAGAAAAATAGGGGCTCAACAGGATAAAATTAATTCCAACCAAGGGAGAAGGAGAATCGCCAGTGACCACAGGCAGCATAGGGACAGCTAAAGCAGCTATCTAATGCAAGTGCTTTGCAAACGGCTCcccatatctcagcttcctggatCATTGTGACTCGGGGTAAATGAGAGATTTAAAAATTTATCAAAATTGCCAATCTGTGTAGTGATGTCACAACTCTAGGCcatatgtagtaccccagacctggggatgCTACAAATTGTTAATATAAGGTATTGTATTTATAGTCTGTCCCGGAACTACCAGTGAGGTATGGCTAGTAAGGGTTAACGAAGGAATAGGGTTCACCACCCTGAGCCTTCCCTCTTGGtaagagtgggctggtcctgtttCCTGCCAGCATGGTAGTGCTCCAGTCAAGACTGAGAAAGGAGAGAAAGTACAGGTCTGGGCTCCTGCTAATGCTCAATAGATCAAGTGAATCCTCGAAAGGAGGTTCAGCAGAGTTAACAGCTAAATCCAGCATCTGAACATACCActgtgaggtgagggactacggctaagACAGCCATCACCCAGAACATTACTAGGCTAGTACCAATGCCTAAGTGCTAAATAGCAGCcacccaacctgcctccataatcCTTGCTGGTGTCAGATTGCTCTCAAATTCTTCTGCTATTGAATGTTTTGAAATTCTACCTTGCACTTAGTATAAAAACTTTGTTTAATTCTGCCCTCATTCGTCAGTATTACATTTCAACTGCACCAATCCCCAAGGATAAATGACCTGAGGGAGTACAGTAGGACACAACACTTcgtcagggccactaccactcccattctctgccCCAGCTCCTCCAGGGCTCGCTACACACAAGATTAGGTTTAGCCAGATTTTGTCAAATCAAACTTCTGTCGGATTGTTCAGGTTGGATTTGTGCAATGTGGTAAATCGTAGGACAAATTTGGTGGATAATGCCATATCCTTGCAGTTTCAGCAGTTGACCAATTTCCAACCAGATggatccccttttttttttgtgtagacAATATCCTTCTACTGATCATCAGGACTATAATTCTCAAATGGTTAGTCATAATGGTCAAAATCGGCCATTTCTGCTGACTATCACATTATGCATGTAGGCAACTTGACTAATATCCACAATGTACGTTTTTGTAAATGCCTAAACCTCAAACCATGAAACAACTAATTACTTGATTCTATCTTTCGTATAAAGGTTCCTTCATGGATGATGCTGTTGTTATGCTGAATTTCTACCCCAGTTTCCCAGAGACCCAAGAACAGTCCTTGTGTGGAGAGTTTATCTTTGTGGTGGACCGGTCTGGAAGCATGGAGTCTCCAATGAACTCTGAGCCAAACGCTCCACAACGTATTCAGAGTGCAAAGGTCAGTGAACATATAAACCTATATTATCTGCTTGCCGCCATTGAATTGGAAATTCTTGCTTTACAGAGGATGAAAATCTACCCTGACCTAATGCTtctaaaagaggacctttcattggtccagactttataaacaagtatcagggtatgtagggcatagtgcatgGATTtaactgcactttttttttttttttttttttttttttttttttctgggtgccgctccattcgcctgctctaggggcccccccccccccgttaattTCTCCCTTCCTGTATGGTAACTTTAGCAtctgtacagggaggaggagactgcccggtttctcaatgggctcctccttctccctggctgttagctgtccaatcgcagcagagagcgtcagccagggagaaaaaaaaaattgccttctccctggctgtgatccTCTcgactgcgattggacagcttaAAGCCAGGGAGGAGACTCCCAATGAGAAACGGGGCAgtcttctcctccctgtaccgatgctaaaaTTGGCATACAGGACTAAAGAATTTAACGTGGGCCACAGCGGGCAAACGGAtcggcgcccagaaaaaataaaaataaaatggtaagtgcagttagatccctacACTATGTCTTACATACCCTGATGCTTAGTTAATAAAGTCTGGacccacgaaaggtcctctttaaagctcaTGGTTGCTACAATTGTATTCAGTCAAGGCAATCTTCTATGAGTTTAACAGTTTGGATTCTAGActgacattgtaacaaaccatcaggacagaaagatttgtgctgctgatgtgtTGAACATGGTATcgcttatttttattcttttgacCATCTCCAGGAGACCCTGGTTCTTCTAATGAAGAGTTTGCCCCTCGGATGTTACTTCAATATCTATGGTTTTGGGTCCCAGTTTGAGTCCTTTTTCCCGTAAGTAAAGCTTTGAAATAAGATCTGAGAATGACTTGGATACTAGATCTCTACAGTTTCTGCATGTACTAATTGGGATTAGAAGGTaggagttttattttatttggtgaAAGGAGCACACCCACTATACCAagtaaaaggtttaaatggcTTCTGTCAGTGTTCACACCATCCTGCCTGGCCCGGTCGGTCAACATGTGGGTGTGACCAGAGGAGGGAGAACAGAACCTCTAGGAGTAGAggaaacgcccccattgctcccagaggctcattttcataaaATAAACAAACCTTCATTTTTCACAAAAATTTAGGCAGATAGAAAGAAGGAACAAAGACCGTTGGCGTCGGGTGATATTTGCACATGTCTAAAGTCACCTGGCTTAATAACTGTTCCTTATTACAAAAGCCCTCTAATTCTTCTCCCGTAAGAAGGAGAAAATGTGTATTGACCATTCCAATGAGAGATTCCAATTAGTGGAAAGTTCCCCTCAGCCTTGTGGGTTTCATTAGCACTTTTTGAAGAATAACTGTGTGGGATCTGTCAATCTCTACATCTCATTTCCTATTTCACAAGAAAAGATGAGAAATGGCTTGGCAAAATATACAACATattagaaagtcttcagaccctttcactttttcacattgttatgttgcagccttgtattaaaataaaaaattaaaataattttttccctaattattctgcactcaatacccataatgagaaagtgagaacAGAATGTCTGAAATCTTTAATTTattgagaagaaaaaaaactaaaatctagACGTACatgtaagtattcagaccctttactcaggacttagttgaagtccctttggcagcaattacagcctccagtcttcttggatatACCACAagatttgcacacctggatttgggggttTTGTGCTATTCTTCACTACATATACCTCAAGCTCTGCCAGGTTGGATAGGGACTGGTGGtgaacagccattttctggtctctccagagatgttcaattgggaTCAAGTCTGGGCCACTTGAGGACATTCAGAGTTGTACCTAAGCCACTCCTATgtggtcttggctgtgtgcttagggtcattgtcttcttGGAAAGTAAACCTTTGTCCCAGTCTGAGGTAAAGAGGAGTTTGTGTATATTCTTTATCTAAAAAAAATCGCTTCTAGCTTCTGTTAACTAGGCCTCTAAATTAGGAGCACCTGCCAGGAACCTGGCCATACTCTTAGGCAAATATTGATTAAAACACTTTATGCCAACCAtttgtatgtggtgctgtatccaCAACAGctcaatgtattttttctttactaaGGATGTGGAGGATttaaaacatagcttttattCAATGAAGGATTAAATAAACCTTACGTGAACCTTATGTAGAATTAAAGGATGTATGAACAGTTAATCAATAGCTGAGTCAGACAGGTGTGGTTGCACCTGAGTGGCATTATATAGAGTACTCCAGTGTGTATTGGGGTCCCTGAAGCCCTGTTTTAAACCTCACTAATGGCCGGTTGTCTGATGTATGCTCTGCCTCTGAGAAGGGCTACCACTGTCTGAGTTTCCCTCAACACTGACCCATCTCCCCATCCCAGCTGCTAAAAATcgccccccacagcatgatgccaccaccatgcttcgctCTAGCGATAGTATTGGGCATGTGGTGAGCAGTGCCTGGCTTCCTCCAGACACTACTGTGTTTTTAGAATTGAGGCTAAGAACTTCAATCTTGGTTTGTTTATCACAGTCTGAGTCCTTATAGGGGCTTTTTTTGTATACTTTCatgtgtcatttaaaaaaaaaagttcttaatttgagaggcttctttctggtcaATCCTAAAAcccagattggtggaatgctgcagtTTCTCCCAGTTGTAATGGTTCTTTAGAGCTCAGCCAGAATGACCATTGGGTCCTTGGTCCCCTCTTACCAAGGCAATTCTCcaccgattacttagtttggtgggccACCAGCTCTAGGAAGATTGGTAGTTCCAATAATTCCTTATGGAAGCCACTGTCCTTGTTGTAAAGTTTCAGTGCAGCAGTTGTTTGTTTTTTCCaccctccagatctgtgcctccacacgaTCCTGTAACTGAGCTCtataggcagttctttcctcctcatggtttgttttttgctctgatatgcattgtcagctgtgagaccttatatagacaggtctTTCcaaatgtccaatcaactgaatttaccacaggtgtctCCAATGAAGGTTAATAATACTACTTCCATgcacaatttcattttttttcctattttatttttgtaaacatttctaaaattcgctTTCTCAGCATTACTTTTCGAATGCATtgtagttttaaaggggttgtttcattatGACCATTGTCCAAGGGTCCAACTAACAGCAGCTTCCACCATGGCAGACTGGCCTTCTTGCATTACATGGACCACCATTGATCTGCATAACAACCATGTATTGCGTAAATTCCCATGCCCACACAAGAGGGAATGTCTGAGCCATGGTGTCCACCTACAAAATCGACTAAAGTTTTTttaccattaaaataaatggaggATGTGTGCAAAAAACGGCAGAAATGGATGAACATGGAGCCAGAAGGAACCAAAATGGAGAATGGAAGTGTATTCTTAACCCAGGCTGTGCCAATTATGCATAGCTAGACTGGGTGAACACAAAATAGATACTAGTATATTACATGACAGACcaaccatttgcagataccacctgctctggggtactgctAATCAGAGGAGAGAGAAATACAATTAAGGCTGGTGTAACAGGAAGTTCCTCCACCTACCATGTACTGTTTTCATACTGGTGTCTTCCTATGTGGCGGAGGGGCCTTTGAACCCTTTTAGCCACAAGGCCTGGGTGTAATTGCCTCTTCTCCACCGGCCATAGTTACACCCCTGATGAAAGTTTTGTAGGTTATATCGGGGGTGAAAGttgaggaaaaaaaatctaagttaagGCAGATTTAAGTCTAGTTTTTTTCCCTAGGGAAAGCGTGGAGTACACCCAACAATCAATGGATGATGCTGTTGAAAAGGTCAATCAAATGCAAGCAGACTTAGGAGGGACCGAGATCCTTgaaccattaaaaaaaatctacgaAACTGCAGGAAGACCAGACCACCCCAGGCAGGTAATGTTGACATACCAGCATATGGGTCTCTGGTTTTTAGGATAGGTGTAAGTTAGAATGGAGATCAGAGTGTAAAGTGTTTGTCAGCATCCTCCAGAActgcagctgttgtaaaacttcaactcccagcatgcacgcttgcttggctgttctccccTTAGAAGTGAAATtgtggtttcacaacagctggcatgctggagattgCTGACCCCCTGGTCTAAAGTAATGCCTTGTCCCCTAACTCTATGTAGTAATTGCAGTCAGTTAGCACTCCAGGGGCATTGCTAGTATCTAAAAGATCTAGGACTTGAGCCAGGAGGCATGTGTTTTTTACCCCAACCTAatcccaaaaatatatttaagagCACATCCGTGCACAGTGTAAAGGTTTCCTGCAGTCAATCTGCAAGGTTTTACTGTGCCAGCATAAATTGACCTGTGGTACAGATTTCATGTCATTTTATGCTGAGATCTCCTTGTAGATCTCACCATTTGCAATACAGGGATGACATCTGCAGACTAGTGTGAGACTGCCTCATCAGACCACCAGACCCTGATGCCGTATTGAGCCCCAAAGGTACGGGGGAAAACACAATTTGGAGCTGTGTTTGGAGACCATAAATGGCCACTAAGATCTTTATTTGAATCAAAATCTCTTAGACTTTATCAATGATATGGGGGGTTGGGCCCTGAGAATGGATTGCCTCtgatgggcccaaggaaccccagtctggCTCTCTGTACATCTGCTGAAAAATTACATATAACATGTATGCTGATTTTGTAATGGCTTTTGCTTTGGGTCCACTCCAAAATATGCAACAGTTTTTCAATAGAATTTTGTTCTGTGTAAACTTGCACTAAAATACATTTtcaaggttatgtacaccttttgggggcaatttattGTATTGAATTAATTTGGCGCTAAAACTTTATTCTAtgtgtctttattaaaaatgttgaaccacTATCTCTGTGTAGCTTTTGaatttctctagtagcaggctctgaattTTCACTGTTCCATCAGTCAGCTCATCTAATGGTTCATTATGTCTGACCTTTTATAAACACATTATAGCTTGGTTCGTATCTTGCTGATAACTGTTTataaccttttagtaatttaaagAAGTCTTATTAGTTTATTACAGTTAACAGTCTGACAGAATAGCTCAATATGTTTAATAAATAGTAATAGATTTTTTTggccaaaaataagtaaaatacaataataaaaaaaaatgcccccaaaggtgtacatacacGTAGCCTTTAAAATACTTGATGATCAACTTTTGGAATGCAAGATAATCATTGGTTTACTGCTCTCCGTAGTGCAccacccagtaatgtcccccgcACACTAATGGTGCCTTATACAAGTAATGGTGCACCCTTAGATCCACCACTTTGCTCCCTTCAGTATTGCTGCCATAACTGTATAGGTGGCCCCACTTAAAggtcaccctccccccccccccccaactataaCAAAATGCTATACTTCCCTCTCCCTTCACCCCTTCACCTCAGTCTATTCATGTCTGCAGCATAGATGTAATGTGATCTAAGGACATCATGCAGGAAACACTTAAAGTGGCCTGCAGCTTACAAGACCAAATCACAGAGCAGGGAACTCATGGCACCCAGTTCTGCCATTCCATTCAATGTGCTTTGAGGACAGATACAGTTGAAAGCGGCTGTCACGGGACATCTGGGCACTGGGCCAGAAATTCAGATGCCAGTATGTGAAACGCCCCCGGCAGACTCGGTAGCTGGTCCTATACCATCACTTGCAGGTGCCAGATATATTATACAACTGTCACCCTTCTCTCATTGCCAAACGGATTGGAAGTTTAGCCCCTCAGATGACTGTCAATAGCAATCGTGGCATATATCCCCCAATTGGCACCCTGTCATGCAATCTTAGGGTGCCAAGTAGGATGTAATAGAAAATCTAAGCATGCTTACACTGTATAGTGCAAGCAATCAAATTATCATAGGTTCAAGTCCCCTAAAGAGTctaaaataaaatgtgataaacTGTTCAATAAAATTTTTAAAGTATTGAAGAAAACCCTAAATTAAAATAACACCTTTTCCATACCACATTAAAAAGCAGATCAATATAATtgcgtatttttcgctttataagacacacttttctcccccccaaaagtgtgtgtgtgtggggaaaatgagtgcgtcttataaagcgaatggtACAATTTTTAAATGTCTGACACCTCGCCGGCCACTATGCAGCACAGCGCGGCCTGCAATGTATCAGTTACAGTAAACCTCTATCATGCGGGTTGGAAGGAGGGTCTGGAGGCCAGCAACTGCTGTTGCACTCATGGCAGGGATTGGTACCGTCACTGTACTCCATTACATctggccccgctcacagcagtctttacaTGTAAAGTCTATTTAATGATCAAGCAGTGGTTCTGGTTTGTTAAACTAGCATAAACATCAGTAGTGGGCAGGCTGGcagcgtaacatcactcactcGGTCATgttcctcccacttcattaatggaGCAGGTGCGTGAGTGACGTTACACTGCCGGATGTCTGCTGTTTTGATAGTCTGTAGTAGTACGCACTATTATAAAAACCAGAGCCGCTACTCGAGCATTAAATAAATAGACTTTACAtgtaaagactgctgtgagcagggcccggtgtaatGGGGTCACTAGTCGCACAgggacatgaggggacacattaaTAACGTAATACTgtaacacatagggccatgagaggaccagcataagatgctatgtgtgtcttctcttttttttttttttttttttttaccttgcttttcaaaaaatgaatgttaaagccagaattttttttttttatagcactaATCTAAATATCAATGTAACTCAAAATGGTGTAAGATGCTCTTCTTCCCCAGGTTTTTATCTTCACCGATGGAGAGGTTGGGAACACTAATGAAGTGATTGCTGAAGTCCAGAGAAATTCACACAGTCATAGGTAATGTGCCATTTGTATCGGCCTGCAGAATGTGAAGTGGTGGTCTCCAAACTTCAGCAGTTTCAAACCTTTTATTTCCCTGCTTGCAGCTGATGGTTGTAATCTTGCAACTgctgaagagccacaggttggagacctcTGCTCTAAACGCCCTTCTTGTGATGGTTAATGTGCCTTCTTTTGGATATGAACTATGCACATACTGATTTCCCTACATTATTTCTTTCTTGACCAGGTGTTTCACTTTCGGCATTGGTGAAGGCGCCTCTACTgcactcattaaaggggtttcacgGGTTGGGAACGGCACATATGACTTCATAACTGGGAAAGACCGGATGCAGCCCAAGGTATATCCTTTGCCTACCCTAGCTCATGCACATCTCAAAGCGGTGTCGGACTGTCTCACCAGTGTACCAGAGAATGCTCCATTAGGCCCAGGCTCTCATACCATATTTgggcccaaaggtccaggagaaaaaagtATTTGGcgctgcctttggagccaatatCCTATCACTAGGTTTCTTTCAATCTTCCGCCCCCCCAAAATGGGTTTGAGCCCAAATAACTATTTCCTCTGGTGGTCACATGGAGCCCCACTTCGACCTTATCTCTAAGGATAGGCATTCAGTGGTATGCCAGGCTGAAGAATTAATATATGCCCCCAACACAGTGCATGCTACTAATCAATGCCAGGAATGATACTGAAGTTGTAGAGGAAAAAATCTCATGTAGTTTATGGTTATTCTGTAC
This portion of the Bufo gargarizans isolate SCDJY-AF-19 chromosome 1, ASM1485885v1, whole genome shotgun sequence genome encodes:
- the LOC122936627 gene encoding von Willebrand factor A domain-containing protein 5A-like isoform X2, with product MPSEIMDCCGLLTQEKQPIPLQGISVDVHVNGFVADVSATLKYKNEEEKAVEAIFVFPMDEDSAVYSFEATVEGKTIVADLQEKEQAHKTYDEAISQGQQAFLLEEDESSGDIFSCSVGNLLPGQKAEVTLSFVQELQVEADGAVRFVLPAVLNPRYTPKGQKHSVTMTLPELPISEIPYTLSLTARFQSAYGIMKIESNCDLTPLRYTNDDKTRAEVTLAEGHKFDRDVQLLAYFSEVNKPSVTLEEGHSETETGSFMDDAVVMLNFYPSFPETQEQSLCGEFIFVVDRSGSMESPMNSEPNAPQRIQSAKETLVLLMKSLPLGCYFNIYGFGSQFESFFPESVEYTQQSMDDAVEKVNQMQADLGGTEILEPLKKIYETAGRPDHPRQVFIFTDGEVGNTNEVIAEVQRNSHSHRCFTFGIGEGASTALIKGVSRVGNGTYDFITGKDRMQPKVLKALKCALQATVKDVSINWALPPDVEVNLISHIPIAIYRGQRSIIYAVLKGTLNEETEGEVTLQYKFKDEIFSNQLKFPLKANPKERPTIHRLAAKSLISQLEIELDSDEVKKRILETSLQSGVISSLTAFVAVNKDSKALVEGPPVRRFNPPIALACSMPCPKNWYATLSAPVALPDMLGAVMDAAYDEALPQDATAPSILLDAQFIEGKEPAPVTDDGSPKTEDTPALFRLISLQNADGSWKPSPELASILGTSEDFKEGCPDAEMDLSVWATILALIWLHSNCSEQRDEWELLELKAIALVKAKAGSSLDESIKAGVALLKSSVDPKVFGF
- the LOC122936627 gene encoding von Willebrand factor A domain-containing protein 5A-like isoform X1; this encodes MPSEIMDCCGLLTQEKQPIPLQGISVDVHVNGFVADVSATLKYKNEEEKAVEAIFVFPMDEDSAVYSFEATVEGKTIVADLQEKEQAHKTYDEAISQGQQAFLLEEDESSGDIFSCSVGNLLPGQKAEVTLSFVQELQVEADGAVRFVLPAVLNPRYTPKGQKHSVTMTLPELPISEIPYTLSLTARFQSAYGIMKIESNCDLTPLRYTNDDKTRAEVTLAEGHKFDRDVQLLAYFSEVNKPSVTLEEGHSETETGSFMDDAVVMLNFYPSFPETQEQSLCGEFIFVVDRSGSMESPMNSEPNAPQRIQSAKETLVLLMKSLPLGCYFNIYGFGSQFESFFPESVEYTQQSMDDAVEKVNQMQADLGGTEILEPLKKIYETAGRPDHPRQVFIFTDGEVGNTNEVIAEVQRNSHSHRCFTFGIGEGASTALIKGVSRVGNGTYDFITGKDRMQPKVLKALKCALQATVKDVSINWALPPDVEVNLISHIPIAIYRGQRSIIYAVLKGTLNEETEGEVTLQYKFKDEIFSNQLKFPLKANPKERPTIHRLAAKSLISQLEIELDSDEVKKRILETSLQSGVISSLTAFVAVNKDSKALVEGPPVRRFNPPIALACSMPCPKNWYATLSAPVALPDMLGAVMDAAYDEALPQDATAPSILLDAQFIEGKEPAPVTDDGSPKTEDTPALFRLISLQNADGSWKPSPELASILGTSEDFKEGCPDAQEMDLSVWATILALIWLHSNCSEQRDEWELLELKAIALVKAKAGSSLDESIKAGVALLKSSVDPKVFGF